The following proteins are co-located in the Verrucomicrobiota bacterium genome:
- a CDS encoding ABC transporter permease — translation MTFLPIVNRELRVASREWRTYAQRCSVLGAAMLLTLWMGGVSGRTSAAAFGQQLFHVLLWTAFVVSIISGLIVTSDSISREKRDGTLGFLFLTDLRAYDIVLGKFAVTSVNILYGLMGVVPMLMISLLFGGITAGEVARAALALLLCLLFAICCGLFASASCTKASNAFSSGVSCVLLTMAVLPLAALAISHGVWDTAPPDWVIALNPAYALANVEASDYQTKTLEFWVSCGSSLACSVLLFAVASLRTRRSWQERPEGAAKLRLKDRLRQWAYGSTRRRLRVRRRWLDRNPVVWLGRRHLLKPWFAWAPLLAALALYAWALYYQYKYHEKLTGEPIGVIVVAYLVNLMYKLVMASEAGQCFAEDRRVGALEQLAGTALTTRDIIWGRLRALFFTYIWAISATLLLEWGFFLACDFRKSHENEEEIVATAIVGTFVFVADLVAVGFLSMWTGLKTRNPVRGTTSAIWWILILPWLAMVVIQTMMQTHEFSGMLAMYAMVSLLIGGAAISLSLHSMRKYLRVLAVNPALLKLRDYSREADLFRKAGAKEEAL, via the coding sequence ATGACCTTTCTGCCCATCGTGAATCGGGAGTTGCGGGTGGCGTCCCGGGAGTGGCGCACGTATGCGCAACGTTGCTCGGTCCTCGGCGCGGCGATGCTCCTGACGTTGTGGATGGGCGGTGTGAGTGGACGGACGTCCGCCGCCGCCTTCGGGCAGCAATTGTTTCATGTGTTGCTGTGGACTGCGTTTGTCGTCAGTATCATCAGCGGTTTGATCGTCACCTCGGATTCGATCAGCCGCGAGAAACGAGATGGCACACTCGGCTTCCTGTTTTTGACCGATTTGCGCGCGTACGACATTGTCCTCGGCAAATTCGCGGTGACCTCCGTCAATATTTTGTACGGTTTGATGGGCGTGGTGCCAATGCTGATGATTTCACTGCTGTTCGGCGGCATCACGGCGGGCGAGGTGGCACGCGCCGCACTGGCGCTGTTGCTGTGTCTGCTGTTCGCGATTTGCTGCGGTTTGTTCGCCTCGGCGTCCTGCACCAAGGCCAGCAACGCCTTCAGCTCCGGCGTGAGTTGTGTGTTGCTGACCATGGCCGTGTTGCCGCTGGCGGCGCTCGCGATTTCCCACGGGGTCTGGGACACAGCTCCTCCAGATTGGGTTATTGCCCTTAATCCCGCCTATGCCCTGGCCAACGTGGAAGCAAGTGATTATCAAACGAAGACGCTCGAATTTTGGGTCTCCTGTGGCTCCTCGCTGGCGTGCAGCGTGTTGTTGTTTGCCGTAGCGAGCCTGCGCACGCGGCGCAGTTGGCAGGAACGTCCCGAAGGCGCTGCCAAACTTCGCCTGAAAGACCGTCTGCGACAATGGGCCTACGGCAGCACCAGACGGCGGTTGAGAGTGCGGCGGCGCTGGCTGGATCGCAACCCGGTTGTATGGCTGGGACGACGGCACCTACTGAAACCCTGGTTTGCGTGGGCCCCGCTGCTGGCGGCACTGGCTTTGTACGCTTGGGCACTTTATTACCAGTATAAATATCACGAGAAGCTGACCGGCGAACCCATCGGGGTTATCGTGGTCGCGTACTTGGTAAATCTGATGTACAAACTGGTGATGGCCTCCGAGGCGGGCCAATGTTTTGCGGAAGACCGCCGCGTTGGCGCGTTGGAACAGTTGGCCGGCACCGCGCTGACCACCAGGGACATTATTTGGGGACGCTTGCGGGCGCTGTTCTTCACGTACATTTGGGCGATCAGTGCGACGCTGCTCCTGGAGTGGGGATTCTTTCTGGCCTGCGATTTTCGTAAAAGCCATGAAAATGAAGAGGAAATCGTCGCCACCGCCATCGTGGGCACGTTCGTGTTCGTCGCGGACCTGGTCGCGGTCGGTTTTCTTTCCATGTGGACAGGGCTCAAGACTCGCAATCCGGTACGCGGCACCACGTCCGCCATCTGGTGGATTTTGATTCTTCCGTGGCTCGCCATGGTGGTGATTCAAACCATGATGCAAACTCACGAATTCAGCGGAATGCTTGCGATGTATGCCATGGTTAGCCTCCTGATCGGTGGGGCTGCGATCAGTTTATCGCTGCACTCCATGCGAAAATATCTGCGCGTTTTGGCCGTCAATCCCGCGTTGCTGAAATTGCGCGATTACAGCCGTGAAGCGGATTTATTTCGCAAAGCGGGGGCCAAGGAAGAGGCGCTATAA
- a CDS encoding DUF6485 family protein, which yields MECKKERNQSNCNCSYSPCPRKGICCECLQYHLSNRELPGCCFPKDAEASWDRSFEHFARLVNTHSV from the coding sequence ATGGAATGCAAAAAGGAACGCAACCAGTCCAACTGCAATTGCAGTTACAGCCCTTGTCCCCGCAAAGGCATCTGCTGCGAATGCCTGCAATACCATTTATCCAACCGTGAACTGCCGGGGTGCTGTTTTCCCAAGGATGCCGAGGCAAGCTGGGATCGCTCGTTTGAACACTTCGCCCGCCTCGTGAACACCCACTCCGTATAG
- a CDS encoding TRAP transporter TatT component family protein, which produces MDIQHNWAGRTPLNAWGVLCVLLLVWSAGSGCSVRRYALNQVADALAHSGSTYASDDDPELVKAAVPFSLKLLEALLAENPTHKGLLTAAASGFTQYAYAFVEQEADELEARDLAAAEAMRKRARRLYLRAKQYGLSGLEANHPGLKQALQTNPKAAVRVFTKAEVPMIYWTAAAWASAITLSKDNPDLIAQIPAMEALIDRALELDESYGAGAIHSFMITYEMARKGATGDPTVRARQHFERALAIAGENSAGPMVTLAEAVTIQKQNVKEFEALLNRALVVNPDAHPDTRLLNLVMQRRARWLLSRKADLFLIENEEKPAGGKP; this is translated from the coding sequence ATGGACATTCAACATAATTGGGCTGGCAGGACTCCCCTGAACGCATGGGGGGTGCTGTGTGTTTTATTGCTGGTGTGGTCTGCGGGCAGCGGCTGTTCCGTGCGGCGTTATGCCTTGAACCAGGTCGCCGACGCCCTCGCCCACAGCGGTTCGACGTATGCGAGCGATGATGATCCCGAATTGGTCAAAGCGGCGGTCCCCTTCAGTCTGAAGCTGCTGGAAGCGCTGCTGGCGGAGAATCCCACGCACAAGGGTTTGCTGACGGCGGCAGCCAGCGGGTTCACGCAATATGCGTATGCGTTTGTCGAGCAGGAGGCCGATGAACTGGAGGCGCGCGACCTTGCTGCCGCCGAGGCGATGCGCAAACGCGCCCGGCGCTTGTATTTGCGTGCCAAACAATACGGGCTGAGCGGCTTGGAAGCCAATCACCCCGGCCTGAAGCAGGCGCTGCAAACCAACCCCAAAGCAGCCGTGCGCGTTTTCACCAAAGCCGAGGTGCCGATGATTTATTGGACCGCCGCCGCGTGGGCGTCGGCCATCACGCTTTCCAAGGACAACCCGGACCTCATCGCGCAAATTCCGGCCATGGAAGCGCTGATTGACCGGGCGCTGGAACTGGATGAGAGTTATGGGGCGGGCGCGATTCACAGTTTCATGATTACGTATGAAATGGCCCGCAAAGGAGCGACCGGCGACCCAACGGTGCGCGCGCGCCAGCATTTCGAGCGCGCGCTGGCCATCGCCGGGGAAAATAGTGCCGGGCCGATGGTGACACTGGCGGAGGCGGTGACCATCCAGAAACAAAACGTGAAAGAATTCGAGGCGCTGCTCAACCGGGCGCTGGTCGTAAACCCCGACGCCCATCCGGACACCCGCCTGCTGAATCTGGTGATGCAGCGCCGGGCGCGCTGGTTGCTATCGCGCAAAGCGGATTTATTCCTGATCGAAAACGAAGAAAAACCGGCGGGCGGAAAACCTTGA
- the dctP gene encoding TRAP transporter substrate-binding protein DctP: MKQSNQIMNRSTRRYALCATLALGLLASLATFEVAHAASGPVKARLGTLAPKGSSFYKHLQAMGEKWKQAPGGGVALTIYPDGTMGSEADMVRRMRLGQLQSGLLSATGLGEIEPSVVGLQNLPLMFRSLEEVDFITEKMQPLLEKRLAEKGFVVLFWSDAGWVRFFSKQPIISPEDLKKTKLFSSATSAAEGAIYRSMGCNPVSLETMDIMPNLQTGLINAVPLLPTFALAAQVDNVAPNMLDLPWVPLVGAVVMTSKTWDAVPPESREGVRQAAREAGKFIKADSRRESEESIDAMRKRGLKVNTVTPEIVAEWRQTAEAAYPKIRGGTVPADFFDEVVNQLKLFRAAKEGNKQ; the protein is encoded by the coding sequence ATGAAACAGTCAAATCAAATCATGAACCGATCCACGCGACGTTATGCGCTTTGTGCCACACTGGCTTTGGGGCTGCTGGCCAGCCTCGCCACCTTTGAAGTGGCCCATGCCGCCAGCGGGCCGGTGAAAGCGCGGCTGGGCACGCTGGCACCGAAAGGCTCCTCGTTCTACAAGCATCTTCAGGCCATGGGCGAGAAATGGAAACAGGCCCCCGGCGGCGGTGTGGCACTGACGATTTATCCCGATGGCACCATGGGCTCCGAGGCGGATATGGTGCGCCGGATGCGGTTGGGCCAGTTGCAGTCCGGCTTGCTGAGTGCCACCGGGCTGGGGGAAATCGAACCGTCCGTGGTGGGCCTGCAAAACCTGCCATTGATGTTCCGCTCGTTGGAGGAGGTGGATTTTATTACTGAGAAAATGCAGCCGCTGTTGGAAAAGCGGCTTGCCGAAAAAGGGTTTGTCGTGCTGTTTTGGAGCGACGCGGGCTGGGTGCGATTTTTTTCCAAACAACCGATTATCAGTCCTGAGGATTTGAAGAAAACCAAGCTGTTTTCCTCCGCCACGAGCGCCGCCGAAGGCGCGATTTATCGCTCGATGGGCTGCAACCCGGTTTCGTTGGAAACGATGGACATCATGCCGAACTTGCAGACCGGGCTGATTAACGCGGTGCCGTTGTTACCCACCTTTGCGCTGGCCGCGCAGGTGGACAACGTGGCTCCCAACATGCTCGATCTGCCTTGGGTACCGCTCGTGGGTGCCGTGGTGATGACCAGCAAAACGTGGGACGCAGTCCCGCCCGAAAGCCGGGAAGGCGTGCGCCAGGCGGCCCGGGAAGCTGGTAAATTCATCAAGGCCGACAGCCGTCGCGAGAGCGAGGAATCCATTGACGCCATGCGCAAACGCGGATTGAAGGTGAACACGGTTACCCCGGAGATCGTGGCCGAGTGGCGGCAGACGGCGGAAGCCGCCTATCCCAAAATCCGTGGCGGGACGGTGCCGGCGGATTTCTTTGATGAGGTTGTGAACCAGTTGAAGCTATTCCGCGCCGCGAAGGAAGGAAATAAACAGTGA
- a CDS encoding TRAP transporter large permease subunit produces the protein MIPESLVGLPGSPPTDAPVAGWRLWLREGENLLVSLTLAVMVLLPLLEIILRKLFQTGITGTSAFQQHCTLFVGLLGGMLAARDRRLLALSTLTSFLKGRWQTAAHVFSSAFAAGISVFLCFAAVQLVASEREGGKILAYGIPVWVFQLIMPVGFGIITLRLLWHAADKWGGRLLTLLLAGALVGLALHPPIAADRLVMTGLVTLVVAVVLGAPIFIMLGGAALILFWGEDLPIASIALTHYSIVTNPTLPTVPLFTLAGYFLAEGGASKRLVRVFHALMGQFRGGPAIVTVLACVFFTSFTGASGVTILALGGLLMPVLMGAGYSERSTLGLLTGSGGLGLLFPPSLPLILYAIVASTNNKVGGVTIEKMFLGGLGPGLLLVAMAIWLGFILGPKQTTASRRGFDRNEAGRAIWAAKWELALPVVTLTALFGGFATPVEAAAVTALYAFVVETFINRDFKGRDIPRVMAECGLLVGGVLLILGVALGFTNYLIDAQIPSRGVEWVTTMVKSKYAFLFALNIFLLLVGCVMDIYSAIVVVVPLLVPLGLAYGINPIHLGIIFLANMELGLLTPSIGINIFLSSYRFNKPVLQVSRAVIPMQCMLFVGVLFITYLPPLTTYLPQLFGR, from the coding sequence GTGATTCCCGAAAGTCTGGTCGGTTTACCGGGTTCCCCGCCAACCGATGCCCCGGTTGCCGGTTGGCGTCTCTGGCTTCGCGAAGGGGAAAACCTGCTGGTCTCCCTGACCTTGGCGGTCATGGTGCTGCTGCCGTTGTTGGAAATCATCCTGCGCAAACTGTTTCAGACGGGCATCACCGGCACGTCCGCCTTTCAGCAGCACTGCACGCTGTTTGTCGGCTTGCTGGGCGGCATGTTGGCTGCGCGCGACCGGCGTTTGCTGGCGCTTTCCACCCTCACCAGCTTTCTCAAGGGCCGCTGGCAAACGGCGGCGCACGTTTTTAGCAGCGCCTTTGCCGCCGGTATCAGTGTCTTTTTGTGTTTCGCGGCGGTGCAACTGGTGGCTTCGGAACGCGAGGGCGGGAAAATATTGGCGTATGGCATTCCCGTCTGGGTCTTTCAGCTTATCATGCCGGTGGGTTTTGGCATCATCACGCTGCGCCTGCTCTGGCACGCCGCCGACAAATGGGGTGGACGCCTCCTGACGCTGCTGCTGGCCGGCGCGTTGGTTGGCCTCGCCCTCCATCCCCCCATCGCCGCCGATAGACTGGTGATGACCGGGCTGGTGACGCTGGTCGTGGCGGTGGTGCTGGGCGCGCCCATCTTCATCATGCTGGGCGGCGCGGCGCTGATCCTGTTTTGGGGCGAGGATCTCCCGATCGCCTCGATTGCGCTGACGCATTACTCCATTGTCACCAACCCGACGCTGCCCACGGTGCCGTTGTTCACGCTGGCTGGCTATTTTCTCGCGGAAGGCGGCGCTTCCAAACGGCTGGTGCGGGTGTTTCATGCGTTGATGGGGCAATTTCGCGGTGGCCCCGCCATCGTTACCGTCCTGGCGTGCGTGTTCTTCACCTCCTTCACCGGTGCGTCGGGCGTTACCATTCTGGCCTTGGGGGGGCTGCTGATGCCGGTGCTCATGGGGGCCGGGTACTCCGAACGCTCCACGCTGGGCTTATTGACGGGCTCCGGCGGACTGGGGCTGTTGTTTCCGCCATCCCTGCCGCTGATTCTTTACGCCATTGTGGCTTCCACCAACAACAAGGTCGGCGGCGTGACCATTGAGAAAATGTTTTTGGGCGGACTCGGGCCGGGCCTGCTGCTGGTCGCCATGGCCATCTGGCTGGGCTTCATCCTCGGGCCAAAGCAAACCACCGCCAGCCGGAGAGGGTTTGACCGGAACGAAGCCGGCCGCGCCATCTGGGCGGCCAAATGGGAACTCGCGCTGCCGGTGGTCACGCTGACCGCGCTCTTTGGCGGGTTCGCGACGCCGGTCGAAGCCGCAGCGGTAACCGCGCTCTATGCCTTTGTGGTGGAGACCTTCATCAATCGTGACTTCAAGGGACGCGACATTCCCCGCGTCATGGCCGAATGCGGCTTGCTGGTGGGCGGCGTGCTGTTGATCCTGGGCGTGGCGCTCGGATTCACGAATTACCTGATTGACGCGCAGATTCCCAGCCGGGGGGTCGAATGGGTGACGACGATGGTCAAGTCGAAGTACGCCTTTTTATTCGCGCTCAACATCTTCCTGCTGCTGGTGGGGTGCGTCATGGATATTTATTCCGCGATTGTGGTGGTGGTGCCGTTGCTGGTGCCGTTGGGGCTGGCGTACGGCATTAACCCGATCCATCTGGGCATTATCTTCCTCGCGAACATGGAACTGGGACTCCTGACCCCTTCGATTGGCATCAACATCTTTCTGTCCTCTTATCGGTTCAACAAACCGGTGCTCCAGGTCTCGCGCGCCGTCATCCCCATGCAATGCATGCTCTTCGTCGGCGTGCTGTTCATCACCTATCTGCCGCCGCTGACCACCTATCTGCCGCAATTGTTTGGACGGTAA
- a CDS encoding sigma-70 family RNA polymerase sigma factor, with protein MAPRDPSIPDPDAELMRKIRRGDREAFATLVDKYKQPVINFTARILNDSHEAEDIAQNVFIQVHKAADRYDVSARFSTWLFTIARNLCLNELRRRSRHPAESMDANLEADEEHPARQIEDASVPSPPDAAMHGELKEKIQSALATLPENQRTALLLCQQNELSYEEIAKVVGSSLSATKSLIFRARETLKQKLKPYLRTGEWKD; from the coding sequence TTGGCCCCGCGCGATCCATCCATCCCCGATCCTGATGCCGAACTGATGCGGAAAATCCGCCGGGGCGACCGTGAGGCGTTTGCCACGCTGGTGGATAAATACAAACAGCCCGTCATCAATTTCACCGCCCGCATCCTGAATGATTCGCACGAGGCCGAAGACATTGCCCAAAACGTCTTCATCCAGGTTCATAAGGCGGCGGATCGCTACGATGTCTCGGCCCGCTTCTCCACGTGGCTCTTTACCATCGCGCGGAACTTGTGTTTGAACGAACTGCGGCGGCGTTCGCGCCATCCTGCCGAATCCATGGACGCCAATCTGGAGGCGGACGAAGAACATCCCGCACGCCAGATCGAGGATGCCTCGGTCCCCTCCCCGCCCGACGCCGCCATGCATGGAGAACTGAAGGAGAAAATCCAATCCGCCCTGGCCACCCTTCCGGAGAACCAGCGCACCGCTCTGCTACTTTGTCAGCAGAATGAGTTGTCGTATGAGGAGATTGCCAAAGTCGTCGGCAGTTCGCTATCCGCCACCAAGTCACTCATCTTCCGCGCCCGGGAAACTTTGAAGCAAAAGCTCAAGCCATACTTGCGCACCGGGGAATGGAAGGATTGA
- a CDS encoding PEP/pyruvate-binding domain-containing protein yields MEKFNTDLDSFSTGLPGLDKMLQGLRAGDNVVWQVETVDEYLPFVLAYWEECRRQYRKLVYFRFARHRELIRDSMGGIRVRLRPEEGFEKFLGEMLDVIEQQGVGACYVFDWLSDLAADWYSDRMLGNFFRITCPYLYDLKTIAYFGLRKDQHSFHATDPISRTAQVVLEVHRKRDQLYLHPQKVYERYTPTMYMIHAWEGSDFKPVTNSAVITEVLAHVPQPWLDFSIHRLGVWTRTFRQAQATLNAVKNGKKSAAEAEAFLERVMKMVMTRDERFFNLARRYFDLGDMIEIMKRMVGTGLIGGKTLGLLLARAILKKANPKWQQRLEVHDSFFIGADVFYTYLVENGCWWLRRRQKDFNVLLKNAGEAREKILTGTFPDYIQEQFAEMLDYFGQSPIIVRSSSLLEDNYGNAFSGKYESVFCANQGTPEQRLQAFMSAVRTVYASTMHVEGLEYRRHHGLLDQDEQMALLVQRVSGEMYGHTYFPQLAGVGFSFNPFVWHEDIDPAAGVLRMVFGLGTRAVDRTDDDYTRLVALNAPMKRPEGKGGDTRQYTQRRVDVLDLNDNQLTAKNFEDIAPQLPPALLELFAEEGLSNRSGTDWMVNFDPVFDKTTLIEELRELLSTLQDAYQHPVDTEFTVNFLPDGDYRINLLQCRPFQVKILGEGSRVRMPASVKPEHIMLESGGPIIGHSLSTAINRLIYVVPSVYSQMGMSQRYSVARAIGRLTHLEHEGEKPTIMLLGPGRWGTSMPSLGVPVSFAEINTVSVICEMAVMHQGLVPDISLGTHFFNDLVEMDMLYFAVSPGKAGHRFREELIKQCPNRLTELLPSAAALSETIWVIDNAGSSAGRSFFLNVDSMKQKAVCYTEANPK; encoded by the coding sequence ATGGAAAAATTCAATACGGATTTGGACTCGTTCAGCACGGGGCTTCCCGGGCTGGATAAGATGCTGCAAGGGCTGCGCGCGGGGGATAACGTGGTATGGCAGGTGGAAACCGTGGATGAATATCTGCCGTTCGTGCTCGCATATTGGGAGGAGTGCCGCCGGCAATACCGCAAGCTGGTGTATTTCCGCTTTGCGCGGCATCGCGAGTTGATCCGTGACAGCATGGGCGGCATCCGCGTGCGGTTGCGCCCGGAGGAGGGGTTTGAGAAGTTTCTGGGTGAGATGCTGGATGTCATCGAGCAGCAGGGCGTCGGGGCGTGTTATGTCTTCGACTGGTTGTCCGATCTCGCGGCGGATTGGTACAGCGACCGCATGTTGGGCAATTTCTTCCGCATCACGTGTCCCTATTTGTACGATCTGAAGACGATTGCCTACTTCGGGCTGCGCAAGGATCAGCATTCGTTTCATGCCACCGATCCCATCAGCCGCACGGCGCAGGTGGTGCTGGAGGTGCACCGCAAGCGCGATCAGTTGTATCTGCACCCGCAGAAGGTGTACGAGCGTTACACCCCCACGATGTACATGATCCACGCCTGGGAAGGCAGCGATTTCAAGCCGGTGACGAACAGCGCGGTGATCACCGAGGTGCTGGCGCATGTGCCGCAGCCGTGGCTGGATTTCAGCATCCATCGGCTCGGCGTGTGGACCCGGACGTTCCGCCAGGCGCAGGCGACGTTGAACGCGGTGAAGAACGGCAAGAAGTCCGCCGCGGAGGCGGAGGCGTTCCTCGAACGCGTGATGAAGATGGTTATGACGCGCGACGAGCGTTTCTTCAACCTGGCCCGGCGCTATTTCGACCTGGGCGACATGATCGAGATCATGAAGCGCATGGTGGGCACGGGCCTGATTGGCGGCAAGACGCTGGGGTTGTTGCTGGCGCGCGCCATCCTCAAGAAGGCGAATCCCAAATGGCAGCAGCGGCTGGAGGTGCATGATTCCTTCTTCATCGGCGCGGATGTTTTCTACACGTACCTGGTGGAAAACGGCTGCTGGTGGCTGCGCCGCCGGCAAAAGGATTTCAACGTGCTGCTGAAGAACGCCGGCGAGGCGCGCGAGAAGATCCTCACGGGGACGTTCCCGGATTACATCCAGGAACAGTTCGCCGAGATGCTGGATTACTTCGGGCAATCGCCCATCATCGTGCGGTCGAGCAGCTTGTTGGAGGATAATTACGGCAACGCCTTCTCAGGCAAGTACGAGAGCGTGTTTTGCGCCAACCAGGGGACGCCCGAGCAGCGGCTGCAAGCGTTCATGTCCGCGGTGCGCACCGTGTATGCCAGCACGATGCACGTCGAGGGGCTGGAATACCGGCGGCATCACGGGCTGCTGGATCAGGATGAGCAGATGGCGCTGTTGGTGCAGCGCGTTTCCGGCGAGATGTACGGGCATACCTATTTCCCGCAACTGGCCGGCGTGGGCTTTTCCTTCAACCCGTTTGTCTGGCATGAGGATATTGACCCCGCCGCCGGGGTGTTGCGCATGGTCTTTGGCTTGGGCACGCGCGCGGTGGACCGCACGGATGATGATTATACGCGGCTCGTGGCGCTGAATGCGCCGATGAAACGGCCCGAGGGCAAAGGCGGCGATACCCGCCAATATACCCAGCGGCGGGTGGATGTGCTCGACCTGAACGATAATCAATTGACGGCGAAAAACTTTGAGGACATCGCGCCGCAACTGCCGCCGGCGCTGCTGGAACTCTTCGCCGAGGAGGGACTGAGCAATCGCAGCGGCACCGATTGGATGGTCAACTTTGACCCGGTGTTTGACAAGACGACCTTGATTGAGGAGTTGCGGGAATTGCTGTCCACCCTCCAGGATGCCTACCAACATCCGGTAGATACCGAGTTCACCGTCAACTTCCTGCCGGATGGCGACTACCGCATCAACCTGCTCCAGTGCCGTCCGTTCCAGGTCAAGATCCTTGGCGAAGGCAGCCGCGTGCGCATGCCAGCGAGCGTCAAGCCTGAACATATCATGTTGGAATCCGGCGGGCCGATCATTGGCCACAGCTTGAGCACCGCGATTAACCGGCTGATTTACGTGGTGCCGTCGGTGTATTCCCAGATGGGCATGAGCCAGCGCTATTCCGTGGCCCGGGCCATCGGGCGGCTTACGCACCTCGAGCACGAGGGGGAGAAACCCACCATCATGCTGCTCGGCCCCGGGCGCTGGGGCACATCCATGCCCTCGCTGGGAGTGCCGGTTTCCTTTGCGGAAATCAACACCGTCTCGGTGATCTGCGAAATGGCGGTGATGCATCAGGGCCTGGTACCGGATATTTCGCTCGGCACACACTTCTTCAACGATCTGGTGGAAATGGATATGCTCTACTTCGCCGTCTCACCGGGCAAAGCCGGTCACCGTTTCCGGGAAGAACTGATCAAGCAATGCCCGAACCGTTTGACGGAACTGCTGCCTTCTGCCGCCGCCTTGAGCGAGACCATCTGGGTGATTGATAACGCCGGCTCGTCTGCCGGAAGGAGCTTCTTCCTGAACGTGGACTCCATGAAACAAAAGGCGGTCTGTTACACGGAGGCTAATCCGAAGTGA
- a CDS encoding CDP-alcohol phosphatidyltransferase family protein produces MTTANKITILRILLVPFFVVQLLYYFSGSNELDRLLAMLAFTVAAILDGVDGYIARRYNQKSELGTILDPMADKLLLVSGLGLLSLYEQHLTPKIPTWLTAVVFSRDIILMLGMGVIYYTCGKIKVVPRLVGKVATCAQMVTVGWAMLKWDALYLHHVALLAAIATAISGLLYLRDGIKQLSQSPSSLPDRSA; encoded by the coding sequence ATGACTACTGCCAATAAAATAACAATTTTGCGAATCCTGTTGGTGCCGTTTTTTGTGGTGCAACTTCTGTACTACTTTTCCGGGAGCAATGAATTGGATCGCCTGCTGGCCATGCTGGCCTTCACGGTGGCGGCTATCCTGGACGGAGTGGATGGCTACATTGCACGGCGCTATAACCAGAAAAGCGAACTGGGTACCATCCTGGATCCTATGGCAGACAAGCTACTATTGGTAAGTGGATTGGGTTTGCTGAGCCTGTATGAACAGCATTTGACACCAAAAATCCCCACCTGGCTGACTGCCGTCGTGTTCAGCCGCGACATTATTCTGATGCTGGGCATGGGAGTCATCTATTATACCTGTGGCAAAATCAAAGTGGTTCCGCGCTTGGTCGGCAAGGTGGCCACCTGTGCGCAGATGGTGACGGTGGGTTGGGCGATGCTCAAGTGGGATGCGCTGTACCTGCACCACGTCGCTTTGCTGGCGGCCATCGCCACGGCAATTTCCGGTCTGCTTTACCTGCGCGATGGCATCAAACAGCTCAGCCAAAGCCCGTCCAGTCTGCCGGATCGTTCGGCTTGA
- a CDS encoding Lrp/AsnC family transcriptional regulator: MARQLEASDTRILDLIQTEVPLDPQPFQVIGERVGLPESEVIQRIAALKTPPPIIRQISAIFDSKSLGYHSTLVAAMVDESHLDQAVAVINQHPGVSHNYRRNNAFNLWYTLAVPPHSILGLEKTLAILHRLSGAKSTRLLPTLRLFKIGVKLDLSGSADLATRSDKPAFSAEDQEAAAGIPVTETDKRMIRVMQRNLPIVSRPFDSWASEAGVSVSELLAAARQYITEKRMRRFSAVLKHREMGFSANGMGVWDVPVEQREAFGRVAASFSAVSHCYERPSYPDWPFSIFTMVHAPTQDQCDGVLKAISEATGITRYGALYSSKEYKKVRVQYFAGDIEAWETAHQQDAVAS; this comes from the coding sequence ATGGCGCGACAACTAGAAGCATCGGATACCAGGATTTTGGATTTGATCCAGACGGAAGTCCCGTTGGATCCGCAACCCTTTCAGGTCATCGGGGAACGGGTCGGCCTGCCGGAAAGCGAAGTTATTCAGCGCATTGCGGCGCTCAAGACGCCGCCGCCCATTATCCGCCAGATCTCGGCGATCTTTGATAGCAAATCCCTCGGCTATCACAGCACGCTCGTGGCCGCCATGGTGGATGAGTCACACTTGGATCAGGCCGTCGCCGTTATCAATCAGCATCCCGGTGTTTCCCACAATTACCGGCGCAATAACGCTTTCAATCTCTGGTACACCCTCGCCGTGCCGCCGCACAGCATCCTGGGACTGGAGAAAACCCTCGCCATCCTGCACCGCTTGTCCGGCGCCAAATCCACCCGTCTCCTGCCCACCCTGCGTCTGTTCAAGATCGGCGTGAAACTTGATCTTTCCGGCAGCGCAGACCTGGCCACCCGCAGCGACAAGCCTGCCTTCTCCGCTGAGGATCAGGAGGCCGCTGCCGGCATTCCCGTCACGGAAACAGATAAACGCATGATTCGGGTGATGCAGCGCAACCTGCCGATTGTCTCCCGCCCCTTTGATAGTTGGGCCTCCGAAGCCGGCGTTTCCGTGTCCGAACTGCTCGCGGCCGCACGGCAATACATCACCGAAAAACGCATGCGCCGTTTCTCCGCCGTGCTAAAACACCGGGAAATGGGTTTTTCAGCCAACGGCATGGGCGTCTGGGATGTGCCAGTGGAACAACGCGAAGCCTTTGGGCGTGTGGCCGCCAGTTTTTCGGCAGTCTCGCACTGTTACGAACGCCCTAGTTATCCGGACTGGCCTTTCTCCATCTTCACCATGGTCCACGCCCCGACCCAGGATCAGTGCGATGGCGTTTTAAAAGCGATTTCCGAGGCGACCGGTATCACCCGGTATGGTGCCCTGTATTCCTCCAAGGAATACAAAAAAGTGCGGGTGCAATACTTTGCCGGAGATATTGAGGCATGGGAGACCGCTCACCAGCAAGACGCCGTGGCGTCCTGA